The Haloarchaeobius amylolyticus genome window below encodes:
- a CDS encoding DUF952 domain-containing protein encodes MGLILHIVPESDWDDDADEYRPPSLDEEGFIHCSKPEQVEDVANHPANDFPDDSLLVCIDESKVDADIEYEDGFPHIYGPLNTDAVASVVEFPITDEGEFGLPISVAMVEADVIKNSGT; translated from the coding sequence ATGGGTCTCATCCTGCACATCGTCCCCGAGTCCGACTGGGACGACGACGCCGACGAGTACCGGCCGCCGAGCCTCGACGAGGAGGGGTTCATCCACTGCTCGAAGCCCGAGCAGGTCGAGGACGTGGCGAACCACCCCGCGAACGACTTCCCCGACGACTCGCTGCTCGTCTGCATCGACGAGTCGAAGGTCGACGCAGACATCGAGTACGAGGACGGCTTCCCGCACATCTACGGGCCGCTGAACACCGACGCGGTCGCGTCGGTCGTCGAGTTCCCCATCACCGACGAGGGCGAGTTCGGCCTGCCCATCTCGGTCGCGATGGTCGAGGCAGACGTGATAAAGAACTCAGGAACTTAG
- a CDS encoding SDR family oxidoreductase — protein MDLNLEGEVALVTASSSGLGLASAKALAREGANVTICGRDPDRLEAAAEEIENYGFGEVLPRQADITDPDDITDLVETTVEAFGSLDHLVTSAGGPPSGPFLDMTEKDFYSAYDLLVMSAVWTLQEAYPHLAASDSGSWVAITSTSVTEAIDGLVLSNAVRRAVVGLVKTVAREWAPDVRANVVMPGAHETSRIEELIEQSMERGEYDSYEDGLADWAADIPMNRIGDPMELGDVVAFLSSEKASFVTGASLPVDGGRTRS, from the coding sequence ATGGACCTGAACCTCGAAGGAGAGGTCGCACTGGTGACCGCGAGCTCGTCCGGTCTGGGGCTCGCGAGCGCGAAGGCACTCGCCCGGGAGGGCGCGAACGTAACCATCTGTGGCCGCGACCCGGACCGCCTCGAGGCGGCCGCCGAGGAGATCGAGAACTACGGTTTCGGCGAGGTGCTCCCCCGCCAGGCCGACATCACCGACCCCGACGACATCACGGACCTGGTGGAGACGACCGTCGAGGCGTTCGGGAGCCTCGACCACCTCGTCACCTCCGCCGGCGGCCCGCCCTCCGGGCCGTTCCTCGACATGACGGAGAAGGACTTCTACTCGGCCTACGACCTGCTCGTGATGAGTGCCGTCTGGACGCTCCAGGAGGCCTACCCGCACCTCGCCGCCAGCGACTCGGGCAGCTGGGTCGCCATCACCTCGACCAGCGTCACCGAGGCCATCGACGGCCTCGTGCTGTCGAACGCGGTCCGCCGGGCGGTCGTCGGCCTCGTGAAGACGGTCGCCCGCGAGTGGGCCCCCGACGTGCGTGCGAACGTCGTCATGCCCGGCGCCCACGAGACCAGCCGCATCGAGGAGCTCATCGAGCAGTCGATGGAGCGCGGCGAGTACGACAGCTACGAGGACGGACTGGCGGACTGGGCGGCCGACATCCCCATGAACCGCATCGGCGACCCGATGGAACTCGGCGACGTGGTGGCGTTCCTCTCGTCGGAGAAGGCGAGTTTCGTCACGGGCGCGTCGCTCCCGGTCGACGGCGGCCGGACGCGAAGTTAA
- a CDS encoding mannose-1-phosphate guanylyltransferase — protein sequence MVTTVALVLAGGTGTRLYPASRSDRPKQFHAFGGEDSLLARTVARTGFADETYVLTGDDYADQVREHAPSAGVLVEPAAKDTGPALAYAARIIREQVGDCVLLCLPSDHHVSGDFASVAGRACQVAVETEGLVTMGVEPTRPATGYGYIEPGEFAAGVAPVEQFREKPGAATAEAFVAEGFLWNAGIFAWTPDAFLRECEGTPLDPVATAEDPAEGFDRAEAVSVDYAVLERTEDAYVVPADFEWDDLGSWDAFERLLTGDDAENAVLGDALTIDASGNVVAADEKHVSLVGVDDLVVAAYDDRVLVVSKVEAQRVREVVSELRAQSRF from the coding sequence GTGGTGACGACCGTCGCGCTCGTGCTCGCCGGGGGGACCGGCACCAGACTCTACCCCGCGAGCAGGAGCGACCGCCCCAAGCAGTTCCACGCCTTCGGGGGCGAGGACTCCCTGCTCGCCCGGACCGTCGCCCGCACCGGTTTCGCCGACGAGACGTACGTCCTCACGGGCGACGACTACGCCGACCAGGTCCGCGAGCACGCCCCGAGCGCGGGCGTCCTCGTCGAGCCCGCCGCGAAGGACACCGGGCCGGCACTGGCCTACGCGGCCCGCATAATCCGCGAGCAGGTCGGCGACTGCGTGCTGCTGTGCCTGCCGAGCGACCACCACGTCTCGGGCGACTTCGCGAGCGTCGCGGGCCGCGCCTGTCAGGTTGCAGTGGAAACCGAGGGGTTGGTGACGATGGGCGTGGAGCCGACCCGACCCGCCACCGGCTACGGCTACATCGAACCCGGCGAGTTCGCGGCGGGGGTCGCCCCCGTCGAGCAGTTCCGCGAGAAACCGGGTGCAGCGACCGCCGAGGCGTTCGTCGCCGAGGGGTTCCTCTGGAACGCGGGCATCTTCGCGTGGACGCCCGACGCCTTCCTGCGCGAGTGCGAGGGCACCCCACTGGACCCGGTCGCCACCGCCGAGGACCCGGCCGAGGGCTTCGACCGCGCCGAGGCCGTCAGCGTGGACTACGCCGTCCTCGAACGCACCGAGGACGCCTACGTCGTCCCCGCGGACTTCGAGTGGGACGACCTCGGCTCGTGGGACGCCTTCGAGCGCCTGCTGACGGGCGACGACGCGGAGAACGCGGTGCTTGGCGATGCGCTCACCATCGACGCCAGCGGGAACGTGGTCGCGGCCGACGAGAAACACGTCTCGCTGGTCGGCGTCGACGACCTCGTGGTCGCGGCCTACGACGACCGGGTGCTGGTCGTGTCGAAGGTCGAGGCCCAGCGCGTGCGCGAGGTCGTATCCGAGTTACGGGCGCAATCGCGGTTCTGA
- a CDS encoding DUF7091 family protein translates to MSDEDDDPVGRFIRKTFRSAGRQYAKTRENFTTGRQVSKLPHDEYGRARLVCRRYAEKRAVLLSDAGVPECFDPENPDCQGCLEDIQEGQIETW, encoded by the coding sequence GTGAGCGACGAGGACGACGACCCCGTCGGGCGGTTCATCCGCAAGACGTTCCGGTCGGCCGGGCGCCAGTACGCGAAGACCCGCGAGAACTTCACGACCGGCCGGCAGGTGAGCAAACTGCCCCACGACGAGTACGGGCGGGCGAGACTCGTCTGTCGGCGCTACGCCGAGAAGCGCGCGGTGTTGCTGAGCGACGCTGGCGTGCCGGAGTGCTTCGACCCGGAGAACCCGGACTGCCAGGGCTGTCTCGAGGACATCCAGGAGGGGCAGATAGAGACGTGGTGA